In Chlamydia serpentis, the following are encoded in one genomic region:
- a CDS encoding metallophosphoesterase family protein, whose translation MEEKSQHAHRLIHISDVHFHVLPLNPLDCLNKRLKGLLRKVFGLVQFQATTISQRLPQVIKSLEANSVCITGDVSLTAMDAEFLLAKHFVDILAKHSSTYLLPGNHDVYTSKSLAKQTFYKYFPNQKLQHDKVSFHKLTDCWWLILLDCSCLNGWFSANGAVQLTQISAIETFLLSLSSEENVVIANHYPLLSSRHSYHDLINNTLLKNVLNKYNKVRLYLHGHEHQATIYSCADASPSCILNSGSISLPTNGRFHIIDLYPEKYQVHTIALNNLLDFDSPLEITKEATLEIRFS comes from the coding sequence ATGGAAGAAAAATCACAACATGCGCACCGTCTAATTCACATTTCCGATGTACACTTTCATGTTCTTCCCTTGAACCCTCTGGACTGCTTGAATAAAAGGCTTAAAGGCCTTTTACGCAAGGTATTTGGTTTGGTACAATTCCAAGCTACAACGATAAGTCAACGTTTGCCACAGGTTATAAAATCCCTCGAAGCGAATAGCGTATGCATTACTGGAGATGTTTCTCTCACTGCTATGGACGCAGAATTTTTACTTGCGAAACACTTTGTGGATATTCTAGCAAAACACTCTTCTACTTATCTTCTACCAGGAAATCATGATGTCTATACTTCTAAATCTCTTGCAAAGCAAACATTTTATAAATACTTTCCCAATCAGAAACTCCAACACGATAAGGTTTCATTTCACAAGCTGACAGATTGTTGGTGGTTAATTTTATTAGATTGTTCTTGCTTAAATGGATGGTTTTCAGCAAATGGAGCTGTGCAATTAACGCAAATCTCAGCTATTGAAACATTCCTACTCTCTCTATCCTCAGAAGAAAATGTCGTTATCGCCAACCATTATCCTTTGCTCTCTTCACGACATTCCTACCATGATCTTATCAACAATACACTCCTAAAAAACGTATTGAACAAATATAATAAAGTAAGGCTTTATTTACACGGTCACGAACACCAAGCTACTATTTATAGCTGTGCGGATGCTTCCCCTTCATGTATTCTAAATAGCGGATCGATTTCTCTCCCTACTAATGGGCGTTTTCACATTATAGACCTATATCCTGAAAAGTATCAGGTACATACTATAGCTTTGAACAACCTATTGGATTTTGATTCTCCTTTAGAAATAACTAAGGAGGCTACTTTAGAAATAAGATTTTCATAG
- the groEL3 gene encoding variant chaperonin GroEL3 yields MSEQGKLSNYDANKKLFSGIDKLLQVVKPSYGPKGFLSQSSFFKERGFNAISQIKFANPYENMGVDFAKLMANKIHKQHSDGAITGLILLHALLQESYLALENGVSIHKLISSLKSEEEKLQQALQKQAWPIKDAQKIRNIIFSTLQMPVIADDFSNAFSVVGPQGLISITIQKEAQKSSIDVLQGFKIPSGYASNYFVSNNASRLTTISHPLILITDKKISTIHPLLPLLHEISERNQHLLIFCEDIDNDVLATLIVNKLQGLLQATVVTIPELSTTNQELAEDIALFTGTHIFPKNEGTNFLNPDITTLGSCLSIEVSDSQTILIGGQHIPEVLTLKIRQLAEEIRTTSCPETKKNLLYRKNRLQSSIAILSVDEDNQALYNLALKIIDSALSRGYVPGGGTALFYASLELENSNCNNTDENKIASSILHKACCAPLKVLMNNADLNGDAVIAKLSSLATPSLGVSVLSREIEDFIAGGILDSLAKVSTVLSCALDTAILVLSSKILIFENEHVISTF; encoded by the coding sequence ATGTCGGAACAGGGAAAATTATCTAACTATGACGCTAATAAAAAGCTTTTTTCAGGTATAGATAAACTTCTCCAAGTAGTAAAACCATCCTATGGTCCTAAGGGATTCCTATCTCAATCCTCTTTTTTTAAAGAGCGAGGTTTTAATGCTATTTCGCAAATAAAGTTTGCTAATCCCTATGAAAATATGGGTGTAGATTTTGCCAAACTCATGGCAAATAAAATCCATAAGCAACACAGCGATGGTGCCATCACTGGTCTTATTTTACTTCACGCGCTTTTACAGGAAAGCTACTTAGCTTTAGAAAATGGAGTTTCTATCCATAAATTGATTTCCTCCCTAAAATCTGAAGAAGAAAAACTCCAACAAGCATTACAAAAACAAGCTTGGCCTATTAAGGACGCCCAAAAAATTCGAAACATCATTTTCTCTACACTACAAATGCCTGTTATTGCCGACGACTTCTCCAATGCTTTCTCTGTTGTTGGTCCTCAGGGTCTCATTTCTATAACTATCCAAAAAGAAGCACAGAAATCTTCGATAGATGTACTCCAAGGGTTTAAAATTCCTTCAGGTTATGCTTCTAATTATTTTGTTTCTAACAATGCATCCCGTCTCACTACCATTTCTCATCCCCTAATCCTAATTACTGATAAAAAGATCTCTACTATCCATCCCTTGCTTCCGCTACTACATGAGATTTCGGAACGAAATCAACATTTACTGATTTTCTGTGAGGATATTGATAACGATGTACTTGCTACTCTCATTGTCAACAAGTTACAAGGACTATTACAAGCAACTGTAGTGACCATTCCTGAACTCTCTACTACGAACCAAGAATTAGCTGAAGACATTGCTTTATTTACTGGCACCCATATCTTCCCCAAAAATGAAGGAACTAATTTTCTAAATCCTGACATTACGACTTTAGGTTCATGTCTATCTATAGAAGTCTCTGACTCACAAACTATACTAATCGGGGGGCAGCATATTCCTGAGGTGCTTACCTTAAAAATCCGACAGCTAGCAGAAGAAATCCGTACAACCTCATGCCCTGAAACAAAAAAAAACCTCTTATATAGAAAAAATAGGCTGCAAAGTTCCATCGCTATTCTTTCTGTTGATGAAGATAATCAAGCTTTATACAATCTAGCTCTTAAAATTATAGACTCTGCATTAAGTCGGGGTTATGTCCCTGGAGGCGGAACTGCTTTATTTTATGCTTCTTTAGAACTAGAAAATTCTAACTGCAACAATACCGATGAGAATAAGATAGCAAGTTCTATATTACATAAGGCCTGTTGCGCTCCTCTAAAAGTCCTAATGAACAATGCAGATTTGAATGGCGATGCTGTTATTGCTAAGCTTTCTTCCCTAGCAACCCCAAGTTTAGGTGTGAGCGTATTGTCTAGAGAGATTGAAGATTTTATTGCTGGAGGAATTTTAGATTCACTAGCTAAAGTATCCACGGTTTTATCCTGTGCATTAGATACGGCTATTCTTGTTCTTTCTTCAAAAATTTTAATTTTTGAAAATGAACATGTAATCTCCACATTTTAG